A single genomic interval of Bradyrhizobium sp. AZCC 1693 harbors:
- a CDS encoding ArsR/SmtB family transcription factor: protein MKAGPDIAMIASLVGDPARSNMLTALMTGRALTASELAHQAGITPQTASSHLAKLEAGGLIEPEKQGRHRYYRLTGPDVAHVLEGLAGLAERAGHTRVRTGPKEPALRRARICYDHLAGDLGVQMLDSLRKQRLVRQTKQDIELTGEGKRFMAEALQIDTEALAHPRRPVCKACLDWSERRHHLAGTLGAAVMNRFTELNWAARDPAPGSRVVNFTRTGEKRFAALFGSMQE, encoded by the coding sequence ATGAAAGCAGGCCCCGATATCGCCATGATCGCCTCTCTGGTCGGCGATCCCGCGCGCTCCAATATGTTGACCGCGCTGATGACCGGCCGCGCGCTGACCGCGAGCGAGCTGGCGCATCAGGCCGGCATCACGCCGCAGACCGCGAGTTCGCACTTGGCGAAACTCGAGGCAGGCGGCCTGATCGAGCCGGAAAAACAGGGGCGTCACCGCTACTACCGCCTCACCGGCCCCGACGTCGCCCATGTGCTCGAAGGGCTTGCGGGCCTGGCCGAGCGTGCCGGCCACACCCGCGTGCGCACGGGACCGAAGGAGCCGGCGCTGCGGCGGGCGCGGATCTGCTACGATCACCTCGCCGGCGATCTCGGCGTGCAGATGCTCGACAGCCTGCGCAAGCAGCGGCTGGTCCGGCAAACAAAACAGGACATCGAACTCACCGGCGAAGGCAAGCGCTTCATGGCCGAGGCCCTGCAGATCGACACGGAGGCGCTGGCGCACCCGCGCCGTCCCGTCTGCAAGGCCTGTCTCGACTGGAGCGAACGCCGCCATCACCTCGCCGGCACGCTGGGTGCCGCCGTGATGAACCGGTTCACCGAACTCAACTGGGCGGCGCGGGATCCTGCGCCGGGCAGCCGCGTCGTCAACTTCACCCGCACCGGCGAAAAGCGGTTCGCGGCGCTGTTCGGAAGCATGCAGGAGTGA
- a CDS encoding indolepyruvate ferredoxin oxidoreductase family protein codes for MGINQGPISLDQKYTQGTGHIFLTGIQALVRLPMAQIRRDRAAGLNTAGFISGYRGSPLGGYDQQLFAARKHLDQYNIKFQPGVNEDLAATAIWGSQQLNLSPGAKYDGVVGIWYGKGPGVDRCGDVFRHGNTAGSAKNGGVLVLAGDDHGAKSSTVPHQSDHAFISALMPYLYPSSIHEMIEMGLLGIAMSRYSGCWVGMKVITETVETTAEIDLSDEMTPFAIPTDFEMPPGGLNLRWPDDRYAQDLRLQDYKGYAAIAFARANKINRITMDSPNARYGIMASGKSYEDIRQALRELGITEEVAAKIGLRLYKIGMPWPLEPEGVRNFAVGLEEIFIIEERREIVENQVKQELFNWRDDVRPRIVGKMDDHDKRFLTFAAELSVASLASSLTERLLRLNLNPEIAAMLRAKADWFNGRQATQMQAVAPVTRTPYFCSGCPHNTSTKVPEGSRAFAGIGCHFMALWMDRSTETYTHMGGEGVPWVGVAPFTKEEHVFANLGDGTYFHSGSLAIRQAIASGANITYKLLYNDATAMTGGQHVDGELSPQQITFQLHSEGIRNIYLVSENPDAYPASDIAPGVKVAHRDELDAVQKTCRTLKGTSAIVFVQTCAAEKRRRRKRGLMEDPARRVMINPAVCEGCGDCSVQSNCISVEPLETEMGRKRTINQSTCNKDYSCLKGFCPSFVTIDGGKPRRRAPANLGDTGLGDIGDLPEPSSFPSLQRPYNIAVGGVGGTGVLTIGALLGMAAHIEGKASMILDMSGLAQKGGAVLSHVRLSEHTADVTCSRIVTGTADLVMAADEVVAAAKDTITLCEASRTVGVINTHVIPTADFILNRDFNFQSRKVNHVLETELRKDSSFYDFTKPAEALLGDSIATNIMMLGYAYQKGLLPLSAKAILQAIEVNGVSIKMNTQAFQLGRLAAADPARLEAMMKGQDEVVTPKTLDAMSLDEVIAHRSAHLAEYQNAALAERYRGLVKRVRDAATDGGYGDPLPRAVAINYAKLLAYKDEYEVARLFTDGRFEKQLRDQFEGDFKFNFNLAPPILGGGLDALGRPKKRAFGAWMLPVFRTLAKLRFLRGTPFDIFGYSPDRKLERDLIVAYEKDVATVLGLLSPVTHDIAVEILSLPDRIRGYGPVKEKAVHDAKARYTQLAADLVNPPPAPRQLAAE; via the coding sequence ATGGGAATTAACCAAGGTCCGATCAGTCTCGATCAGAAATACACCCAAGGGACAGGCCACATCTTCCTGACCGGCATCCAGGCGCTGGTCCGCCTGCCGATGGCGCAGATCCGCCGCGACCGCGCCGCAGGGCTGAACACCGCGGGCTTTATCTCCGGCTACCGCGGCTCACCGCTCGGCGGCTACGACCAGCAGCTCTTCGCCGCCCGAAAACACCTCGACCAGTACAACATCAAGTTCCAACCCGGCGTGAACGAGGACCTCGCGGCCACCGCGATCTGGGGCTCGCAGCAGCTCAACCTCTCGCCCGGCGCCAAATATGATGGCGTGGTCGGCATCTGGTACGGCAAGGGCCCCGGCGTCGACCGCTGCGGCGACGTCTTCAGGCACGGGAATACGGCCGGCTCGGCCAAGAACGGCGGCGTGCTCGTCCTCGCCGGCGACGACCACGGCGCAAAGTCCTCCACCGTCCCGCATCAGTCGGACCACGCCTTCATCTCCGCGCTGATGCCTTATCTTTATCCCTCCAGCATCCATGAAATGATTGAGATGGGCTTGCTGGGTATCGCAATGTCGCGCTACTCCGGCTGCTGGGTCGGCATGAAAGTGATCACCGAGACGGTGGAAACCACCGCCGAGATCGACCTCAGCGACGAGATGACGCCGTTCGCGATCCCGACCGATTTCGAGATGCCGCCCGGCGGGCTCAATCTGCGCTGGCCGGACGATCGCTATGCACAGGACCTGCGCCTTCAGGACTACAAGGGCTATGCGGCGATTGCCTTTGCCCGCGCCAACAAGATCAACCGCATCACCATGGATTCGCCGAACGCTCGTTACGGCATCATGGCGTCGGGCAAAAGCTACGAAGATATCCGTCAGGCGCTGCGTGAGTTGGGGATCACCGAGGAGGTCGCCGCCAAGATCGGGCTTCGGCTTTACAAGATCGGCATGCCCTGGCCGCTGGAGCCGGAAGGCGTTCGCAATTTCGCCGTCGGCCTCGAGGAAATCTTCATCATCGAAGAGCGCCGCGAGATTGTCGAAAATCAAGTGAAGCAGGAACTGTTCAACTGGCGCGACGACGTCCGCCCCCGCATCGTCGGAAAGATGGACGATCACGACAAGCGATTCCTGACATTCGCCGCCGAGCTTTCCGTCGCCTCGCTTGCGAGTTCGCTGACCGAGCGGCTGCTTCGACTTAATCTCAACCCCGAAATCGCCGCGATGCTCCGCGCCAAGGCCGACTGGTTCAACGGCCGGCAGGCAACCCAGATGCAGGCGGTCGCCCCCGTTACCCGCACGCCGTATTTCTGTTCGGGCTGCCCGCACAACACCTCGACCAAGGTGCCGGAGGGCAGCCGCGCCTTCGCCGGCATCGGCTGCCACTTCATGGCGCTGTGGATGGACCGCTCGACCGAGACCTACACCCACATGGGAGGCGAGGGCGTGCCGTGGGTCGGCGTCGCACCCTTCACCAAGGAAGAGCACGTGTTCGCCAATCTCGGCGACGGCACTTATTTCCATTCCGGCAGCCTCGCGATCCGTCAGGCGATCGCCTCGGGCGCCAACATCACCTACAAGCTCCTCTACAACGATGCGACCGCGATGACCGGCGGCCAGCATGTCGACGGCGAATTGTCGCCGCAGCAGATCACCTTCCAGCTTCATTCTGAAGGCATCCGCAACATCTATCTCGTCTCTGAAAATCCGGACGCCTATCCGGCGTCCGACATCGCGCCCGGCGTCAAGGTCGCGCATCGCGACGAACTCGACGCGGTCCAGAAGACCTGCCGCACGCTGAAGGGCACTTCGGCGATCGTGTTCGTGCAGACCTGCGCCGCCGAAAAACGCCGCCGCCGCAAGCGTGGCCTGATGGAAGATCCTGCGCGCCGCGTCATGATCAATCCGGCCGTGTGCGAAGGCTGCGGCGATTGCTCGGTGCAGTCGAACTGCATTTCGGTGGAGCCGCTGGAGACCGAGATGGGCCGCAAGCGCACCATCAACCAGTCGACCTGCAACAAGGACTATTCGTGTCTGAAGGGCTTTTGCCCCTCCTTCGTTACCATCGACGGCGGCAAGCCGCGCCGCCGCGCGCCGGCTAACCTTGGCGACACCGGCCTCGGCGACATCGGCGATCTGCCCGAGCCGTCCTCGTTCCCCTCGCTGCAGCGGCCCTACAATATCGCGGTCGGCGGCGTCGGCGGCACCGGCGTGCTGACGATCGGCGCGCTGCTCGGCATGGCCGCGCATATCGAGGGCAAGGCCAGCATGATCCTCGACATGTCCGGCCTCGCGCAAAAAGGCGGCGCGGTGCTCAGCCATGTGCGTCTGTCAGAACATACCGCCGACGTCACCTGTTCGCGGATCGTCACCGGCACCGCCGATCTCGTGATGGCTGCCGACGAGGTAGTGGCGGCCGCCAAGGACACCATCACGCTTTGCGAAGCCAGCCGCACCGTCGGCGTCATCAACACCCACGTCATTCCGACCGCCGATTTCATCCTCAACCGCGATTTCAATTTCCAGAGCCGCAAGGTCAACCACGTGCTGGAGACCGAGCTGCGCAAGGACTCTTCTTTCTACGACTTCACCAAGCCCGCCGAAGCGCTGCTTGGCGATTCAATCGCCACCAACATCATGATGCTGGGGTACGCCTACCAGAAGGGCCTGCTGCCGCTGTCGGCAAAGGCGATTCTGCAGGCGATCGAGGTCAACGGCGTCTCGATCAAGATGAACACGCAGGCCTTCCAGCTCGGCCGTCTCGCCGCCGCCGATCCGGCGCGGCTTGAGGCCATGATGAAAGGCCAGGACGAGGTCGTTACGCCGAAGACGCTGGATGCGATGTCGCTCGACGAGGTCATTGCCCACCGCAGCGCGCACCTCGCCGAATACCAAAATGCTGCGCTCGCCGAGCGCTATCGCGGTCTCGTGAAGCGAGTCCGTGACGCCGCCACCGATGGCGGCTATGGCGATCCGTTGCCGCGCGCGGTCGCGATCAATTACGCCAAACTGCTTGCTTACAAGGACGAATACGAAGTCGCACGGTTGTTCACCGACGGCCGCTTCGAAAAGCAGCTCCGCGACCAGTTCGAAGGCGACTTCAAGTTCAACTTCAATCTGGCGCCGCCCATTCTCGGCGGCGGCCTCGACGCACTCGGCCGCCCGAAGAAGCGCGCATTCGGCGCCTGGATGTTGCCGGTATTCCGGACATTGGCAAAACTGCGCTTCCTGCGCGGCACGCCGTTCGACATCTTCGGCTACAGCCCCGACCGCAAGCTCGAGCGCGACCTGATCGTGGCTTACGAAAAGGACGTCGCCACCGTGCTCGGCCTGCTGTCGCCGGTCACGCACGACATCGCGGTCGAGATTCTGTCATTGCCCGACCGCATCCGCGGCTACGGCCCGGTCAAGGAGAAGGCGGTGCACGACGCCAAGGCGCGCTACACCCAACTCGCCGCAGACCTCGTCAACCCGCCACCGGCACCGCGGCAGTTGGCGGCGGAGTAG
- a CDS encoding cytochrome c, producing MRAILAGTLLCTAFAVSEGHAQSEPTPEDIARGKALTDAGDCASCHTADPAKPFAGGKRIDTPFGGIYSPNLTPDRETGLGAWSDDEFYRALRFGVARDGSRYYPAFPYPNFTKLTRQDILAIRAYLATLTPVSNTPRAPELRWPFNYRVVMRGWNWLFFKPGILMPDQQKSAEWNRGRYLVEGVAHCGACHTPKNMFGADRRGQKYGGGRVTGMFAPRLDGAERSGLKSWSVEDITEYLQSGRNARSHAGELMSEVVVNSTSKMSDADIRAIAVYLKGLPTGTPEPKVTPPSPAQMAAGEKLYNGACIACHEEDGSGAPRIYPPLPGNANLQSANALSTLRVILDGAETVTTPRAPNKGSMPAYAAKMTDQQIADVTNYIRNAWGNAAPLVTADQVAKARRPR from the coding sequence ATGCGGGCGATTCTCGCTGGGACGCTTTTGTGCACTGCGTTCGCCGTTAGCGAAGGGCATGCCCAATCCGAGCCGACGCCTGAGGACATCGCGCGCGGCAAGGCGCTGACGGATGCCGGCGACTGCGCAAGCTGCCACACCGCCGATCCCGCAAAACCGTTCGCCGGGGGCAAGCGGATCGACACCCCCTTCGGCGGCATCTACTCGCCCAACCTGACGCCGGACCGCGAGACGGGCTTGGGCGCCTGGAGCGATGACGAATTCTACCGGGCGCTGCGCTTCGGCGTGGCGCGCGACGGCTCGCGCTATTACCCGGCCTTCCCCTATCCGAATTTCACCAAACTGACGCGCCAGGACATTCTCGCCATCCGCGCCTATCTGGCGACGCTGACGCCGGTGAGCAATACGCCGCGCGCGCCCGAGCTGCGCTGGCCATTCAATTATCGCGTCGTGATGCGCGGCTGGAACTGGCTGTTCTTCAAGCCCGGCATTTTGATGCCCGACCAGCAAAAGAGCGCCGAATGGAATCGCGGGCGCTACCTGGTCGAGGGTGTCGCGCATTGCGGCGCCTGCCACACGCCGAAGAACATGTTTGGCGCCGACAGACGCGGCCAGAAGTATGGCGGCGGGCGGGTCACGGGCATGTTCGCGCCGCGGCTGGACGGCGCTGAGCGCAGTGGCCTGAAATCCTGGAGCGTGGAAGACATCACGGAGTATCTGCAGAGCGGCCGCAACGCCAGGAGCCACGCCGGCGAGCTGATGTCGGAGGTCGTGGTCAACTCGACCTCGAAGATGAGCGATGCGGATATCCGCGCCATCGCGGTCTACCTGAAAGGCCTCCCGACCGGCACGCCCGAGCCGAAGGTCACCCCGCCCTCGCCGGCGCAAATGGCCGCGGGCGAAAAGCTCTACAATGGCGCCTGCATCGCCTGCCACGAAGAGGATGGATCAGGTGCGCCGCGGATCTACCCGCCGCTGCCCGGCAACGCCAACCTGCAATCGGCCAACGCGTTGAGCACGCTGCGCGTCATCCTCGACGGCGCCGAGACCGTGACGACGCCGCGCGCGCCCAACAAGGGATCGATGCCGGCCTATGCCGCGAAAATGACCGACCAGCAAATCGCGGACGTGACGAACTATATTCGCAATGCCTGGGGCAATGCGGCGCCGCTGGTGACGGCGGATCAGGTCGCGAAAGCGCGCCGGCCAAGATAG
- a CDS encoding NIPSNAP family protein: MTITVFIRYQLDPFKRALFEQYSKNWLTIIPKCGGDLLGYWMPHEGTNNIAFALISFENLAAYESYRARLRADSEGMANFNFAEENKFILAEERTFLRKVVA, encoded by the coding sequence ATGACCATCACCGTTTTCATCCGCTACCAGCTCGATCCGTTCAAGCGCGCGCTGTTCGAGCAGTACTCAAAAAACTGGCTCACCATCATCCCGAAATGCGGCGGCGACCTGCTCGGCTACTGGATGCCGCATGAGGGCACCAACAACATCGCGTTTGCGCTGATCTCGTTCGAGAATCTCGCGGCTTACGAAAGCTACCGGGCGCGGCTGCGCGCCGACAGCGAGGGTATGGCCAATTTCAATTTCGCCGAGGAGAACAAGTTCATCCTCGCCGAAGAGCGGACCTTCCTGCGCAAGGTCGTGGCGTGA
- a CDS encoding isocitrate lyase/PEP mutase family protein — translation MLTPADKRAAFRKLHESGCFIIPNPFDVGSAVALQHLGFKALASTSAGFAWTIGKADNRVTVDDVCTHLAAICAAVDIPVNADFEDGFAHEPDKVGVNVARAVKTGVAGLSIEDFTGDNAKPLFERALAVDRIRAARKAIDADNSGVLLTGRCEAFLRGQKDLTLVIDRLTAYAEAGADCLYAPGISTPDEISAVVKAVHPKPVNLLVGASGPSLKAASDLGVRRISVGGALARMAWTGFMKASKEMAEQGTFKEFANGYPGGELNKMFS, via the coding sequence ATGCTGACACCTGCTGACAAGCGCGCCGCGTTCAGGAAATTGCACGAGAGCGGATGCTTTATCATCCCCAATCCCTTCGATGTCGGCAGCGCGGTAGCCTTGCAGCATCTCGGCTTCAAGGCGCTGGCTTCCACCAGCGCAGGCTTTGCCTGGACGATTGGGAAAGCCGACAACCGCGTCACTGTCGATGATGTCTGCACCCATCTCGCCGCGATCTGCGCGGCGGTCGATATCCCCGTCAATGCCGATTTCGAGGACGGCTTTGCGCACGAGCCGGACAAGGTCGGCGTCAATGTCGCGCGCGCCGTGAAGACCGGCGTTGCCGGCCTTTCGATTGAGGATTTTACCGGGGACAACGCAAAACCGCTGTTCGAGCGTGCGTTGGCGGTCGACCGCATCCGGGCGGCGCGAAAAGCCATCGATGCCGACAACAGCGGCGTCCTGCTCACCGGCCGCTGCGAGGCGTTTTTGCGCGGGCAGAAGGATCTGACGCTCGTGATCGACCGGCTCACCGCCTATGCCGAGGCCGGCGCCGATTGCCTCTACGCGCCCGGCATCTCAACGCCGGACGAGATTTCGGCGGTCGTGAAGGCGGTGCATCCAAAACCCGTCAATCTGCTGGTCGGCGCATCCGGCCCGTCGCTGAAGGCGGCTTCCGATCTCGGCGTGCGCCGCATCAGCGTCGGCGGCGCGCTGGCGCGGATGGCATGGACCGGCTTCATGAAGGCGTCGAAGGAGATGGCGGAGCAGGGGACGTTCAAGGAGTTTGCGAACGGCTATCCCGGCGGCGAACTCAACAAGATGTTCAGCTAA